Genomic DNA from Pseudomonas sp. CCC3.1:
TAAGCGATCAGAAACAGCATGGGAGCAGGCGACACCTCTAAATAAGGCGCACAGGGTACTTGAGTCATGCTTTTTTTGTAGAACGCCGGCTTGCATCGTGATCTTTTTAAGATCAAAAGATCGCGAGGCAAGCTCGCTCCTACACCTTTAGGGTTGGTTGCCCAACACCCACATCACGCCGCTGGACTTCGCGCGTTCATGACACAAAGCCAGTACTTCGCGACGCTCAGGGTTGGTCATGCGGCTCCAACGGGTGATTTCAGCCACGGTGCGCTGGCAACCGGTACAGACATCATCGTCGTCCAGCGCGCAAATGTTCACGCACGGCGAGGCAACTGGGCGTTCAACCTCACTCACTGTCTTGCTCCGCGAGGTCACGCGCATAGCGCTGGCCGTTTTTCACGTAATTCGCGGCGCTGGCTTCGAGCATTTTTTTCTGCTCATCGGTCAGTTCCCGGACCACTTTTCCCGGCGAACCCATGACCAGCGACCCATCAGGAATCACCTTGCCTTCACCGATCAGCGAATTGGCGCCGATGATGCAATGTTTGCCAATTTTGGCGCCATTGAGAATCACCGCATTAATGCCGATCAGGCTGTAATCACCGACCGTGCAGCCGTGCAACATGGCGTTATGGCCGATGGTCACGCCGGTGCCCAGCGTCAGCGGGTAGCCCATGTCGGTGTGCATCACTGCGCCATCCTGGACGTTGCTGTCTTTGCCGATCAGGATCAGTTCGTTATCACCGCGCAACACAGCGTTGAACCAGACGCTGGCGCCTTCTTCCAGACGCACCTTGCCGATCAAGGTGGCGTTGGGAGCCGCCCAACTGTCGGGATGCGTTTCGACGTGCGAATCGCCCAAGCGATATTTCATGCTGATGTCCTCAAGGCAGGCGTGGCTGTCTGCTGACAGCTCTATATATTGATGAAACGTTCGGGTGGGGTGTGCAGGTTGATGTCGACGTCGTCGTACAGCAGGTTCATCAGCTCAACGATCATGATCGCCGTCAGGCCCCAGATCTTGTACACGCCAAAACGGTAGCTGGGCACATACCAACTGCGCCCTTGATAGTCGATGCGGTGGGTGTGCTCACGCGGGTCCTGACGGAAAAAATCAAGCGGTACGCTGAACACCGCAGCGATCTCGGCATCGTTGGCCAAATACTCAACATAGTCCGGTACCAGCCCGACATAAGGCGTGACACAAATACCGTGTAATGAAATCAAAGGACTGAGCGGGCCAATGACTTCGACCAAACCCGGCGGCAAG
This window encodes:
- a CDS encoding CoA pyrophosphatase gives rise to the protein MLDELLSRMSRYTPRTLETERSFPEAAVLLPVTRSDKPELILTLRASGLSTHGGEVAFPGGRRDPEDPDLVFTALREAEEEIGLPPGLVEVIGPLSPLISLHGICVTPYVGLVPDYVEYLANDAEIAAVFSVPLDFFRQDPREHTHRIDYQGRSWYVPSYRFGVYKIWGLTAIMIVELMNLLYDDVDINLHTPPERFINI
- a CDS encoding gamma carbonic anhydrase family protein yields the protein MKYRLGDSHVETHPDSWAAPNATLIGKVRLEEGASVWFNAVLRGDNELILIGKDSNVQDGAVMHTDMGYPLTLGTGVTIGHNAMLHGCTVGDYSLIGINAVILNGAKIGKHCIIGANSLIGEGKVIPDGSLVMGSPGKVVRELTDEQKKMLEASAANYVKNGQRYARDLAEQDSE
- a CDS encoding DUF1289 domain-containing protein, with the translated sequence MSEVERPVASPCVNICALDDDDVCTGCQRTVAEITRWSRMTNPERREVLALCHERAKSSGVMWVLGNQP